The DNA sequence ACTTCTTGTATGCCAAATGACTACATTATACATGTTGGAAAGAAAATAAGTAGATATACCAAGTAGAGATATGTCACAATTACATTTGATATTCTCATATACTGTGTTAGTTATGAATTGAAATTTTCCTAAGAAGATTTGAATTGAAAACCTTAATCAAAGAATTACCGAGATTGCATTTCAAACTAACAACATACCATTGCATCAAAATTTATTcttcaagagtgtgggacaaaccaaacaaagaagtgaatgaattttttttttgtatcattTAGTCAAAGATTTGAGTATGGTAATCTGACACCTTGATAGGCCAAATGATCTATTGAAAGATACCACTCTATAGTGTGGCTAGACAATTCTAGCTACATCAATTTTTGCACTTCAAATCAGATACCACACCCTATCTTGTATTTCAATCCTATTGCATAATGTCCAAAATAGTGTCATTAGGTAATATTTTTCCCTAGGGAAAAAGCAGTAGTGTTAAACTAAAACCAAATGGGGgagaaaatattcaaaaaagaaagaactaTATACATATGATTTGTTCAATCAGCAGCAACATCATGAGCTACCCACTtcatgtgattgaaaaatcaaaacCTCATGACGAAGCAACTATGCAAAACGCAAATACAGATAATGTGGAAGTGAACCTAAATTAGCGAAATGGTTAACTTCTAATTACATAacacataactataatcagccTGATTAATTACGCTATGAATCAAAATGGTAACCAGGCTCCCAAATGAGATGCGGGAAGAGTTCCAAGAACTGAAAGAATGAGGCATGTCAAGAGATCGAGTCATTTTGATGAAGAACAAGAGGATGCATATGTTCAAATTCACGTAATTCTTATTTGTATATTGTTCGATCAAGTTCATGTATATTAGGTAAGGAATTCACGTATATACAAATATACTATGGGCTTTCATGTATTATTTCAACACAAGAGTCACATATGGCTCACCTTTAATAGCTATAATGGTAGAAACTTTGATTAGTATCATGACTTTCATCAATATATCTTCCTtctcatatttattttttgcattATAGTTCAGTTTAATGGGTACTTTATATTTAGTTGTAGATTGATATATTGGAAGATACTAACATAAATATTTGAGACTTTGAGAAGGTTCAACACAATTAGACGACAGAATTATTCATTATTATTTGGTTGTTAAGTATAAGTTATATAGCTAACTCAAACTAAAGAGATCatatcaaaaacacaaaatacaaaaaactTTTTGATCGTATACAACCCATGAAAAATTATACGTGTTTAGCAACTATACTAATAGAAAATTAGTTAAGGATACAGCAATATTAAATTGTGTTTCACAGACAATTTATTCGTAAAGAGCAAACATGCACAGCTCTAtcattgcaattgttgatatGAATTTAGGTAATAATCGAAAACAATTCCAAAACTGTGATACAAACCGAAACAAAAAGTGATCAAATTTCTCATATCATATAGTCACATAGTATATAAATCTGTCAGCTTTAAAGCACCATGAGACTGATTTTACACGCTAGAGATTTCTAGCTGCATCAATCTTTGCAGAATAAATCAGATACCTCACCCTATCTTGTAACTTATAATTCAACCCTCTTGGAAAGATCCAAAAAGTGTCAGTAGgtagttttctttttctttaggatTCTAGCTAGTACcatcttctttttccttggcaAGCTAGCTGGTACTATCTGCATTAAACTAGATGGGGGAGAAAATATCCAAACTCTTGGGGTCATGATTTCtttaatcagcaacaacatcaTGGGCTACCCACTTCATATGATTGAAAAATCAAAGCAACATGATGAATCCAAGGAATCTTCTAGATTTAGatgatgggaaaaaaaaatattaggtTTGGTGTTAATGGCGTTAACAATTAACACCAAATGCTAATTAGTCATGATTATGGTTTGCACTAACTCACTAATTAACCTAAGAATAATCAAAAGGGAGTTATGAATCAAAATACAATTAGGGCCAAAGACCCAACAAACACCCACATGATGATCACAAGGCAAATAATTTTGCCACCCAAAAAGGTCAACAGTATTGCATAGCAAAGTCAAAAGGCTCATCATTAATCAAGTTCACTTAACTTGTACAATGTACCAAATGCTAGACTTGAAAATGTTAACACTCTACTATTAAATTTTCTTGAATTATTGCTTCCACTAATGGAAGATCATAGTTAAGTATGTACCAAATCTACAAATATATTCCTGCGGCCTGCCAGAAGAATTAAAGTGAAgtatttgattcataaaaaagtCAATGTATGTAATGGATCGGATTTGAGTTGTTGAATTTGATTGCATCACCTGAAGAAGAGGATAATGAATATTGACAATTTAGTAGGCATTAACCCAGCAAAATACTTTTGGGATGGAGTGGATGATGCAAAATATATTGCATTTGCATCTTTGGATTTGCAATTTAGTTTAGTTTATCTATCTCTATCAAAAGTTAAAGCAAAGAATATGTCAAAAACAAGAGGACTTTGACACATTTTGCTATGGATTGAGAAGAATAGTTATGTCTACCACCATCACGTTTGAACGTAGTCACACATCTCGCACAAGGGAATCGGTGAAGTCCAGAGCATATCGTGCTCAATTTAGTATGTGATGTAGGAAACATATTGAGTTTGTGAGTTCAACGAGTTTTGTGTACATTGACTATCGAGTTAAATATGCTAACACAATAGTTTCGAGGTTAACTACCAGACCTTGAAACTAGTTTTGTGTACATTGACTATCGAGTTAAATATGCTAACACAATATTTTCGATATTAACTACCAGACCTTGAAACTAGAGGCTGCACTTTGGGCAGATAAATTCTAAATGCATCATGGAAGATATTCTTTGTTCTAGACTTCTACTTGTTTAACTAGGAAATAGGAATCAGTTGAATATCGTTGCCAAGCCCCATTCTCTCCTACCATTTTATATGTAGGTTACAACGAAGACCATAGTTTGGCCACATGGGGCGGTAGTCAAAGCCAAGCAAATAGAACAGAATCTCGCTGATCAACATGTGCCGACTGCCGCCGACTATGGAGACCCATTTGCAAGGCCGGAATATAATCCTAAAATGTATCTAGAAAGTTGGGGCATACTGAATCTAAAATATATTCCATTCCCATATAGAACATTGTGCGAGGCTTTCTTCATGGCCAGGCCAGATACGACCGAAACCGTGTATAATATTATTAGTCCAGGCCCACAGTCCGCGGTCCAAACCCAACCCAATCTATcaggcaaagaaaagaaatgataAATGCAGAATGTTATATAAGGGCAATCAACGACAGTGATAAAACATAATCATCAGATTCAACAGCTTCAATAACTAGTAGGCTATATGGACTTCACAAACATTAATAATTTTAACCAGTCTTAATAGGTTTCATAACAAACAAGACTCAAAACAGACTGATGACAATGAAAACATCAAAGACAAGATGATACTGCCATCCAGCCCCCGACATCCATCCTGTCAGTGTTCTTCCTCCAAGTTACAACTTTTGTGGCTGGCTCACTCTTTCCCCAAAACTCTGATCTTCACTTTGAATAAGGCAACTCGAAACAGTCATTTTTGGGGACTTGGCTAGGTCCGGTTCTTGGATTTCTCCATGGACCTAGGAGCTAATGGGATAAAAAAGAAGACAGGCATTAGGAAGATGAAAGTAAATTTCATCATTGAAATCGGAAGGTGAAAACTACCATGTTTATGCATACAACAGATTACTAACCATAATTGACACATTATGTAAAAATATAAGCTAGCACAATTGATACTCTACATAAATATAAATTGACAGGCAAGTAAGTTCTTAAGAAAATACAAGGCTAAATGTAGTTGGCAGTTTAAGCATTAAGCTGAAAGACAACTTCAATTGTCAATATATTCTAGTGTTAGCACATATTAACATACACCACATCTTTTGTGGCGTAAAATCCAACCTCACATTAATTCTAGTACATAAAAAATTAGGAAATACAACTTTACTTGTTGTGGACTGTTTTGGCTAGAAATCTGGGGTGTCTAACAGAGATTTTCCTTAAACCAAATTATCATTTTTGGCTATTAAGTATTCAAAGCAATTAAGATGGATCCCCTCCCTATTGGATTTCAATCTTGAAGTGGCACACTGCCATCACAGTTGATTAAGTAAAATCCACATTAAGAAAACTGTATAACATACTAAAGACATGATCATAGACTGGCCCTTAAACAAGCCAGTAACATTAAAAGGAATTTGGTCAGAACTATACATGTATCTTATTACCTGTCTATACCATCAACATGAACACTTAAATTCTCATGAATGAAATTTGATAGTTTCACCACAAGTCATATAATCATTATAAGTCCAAAGCACAAATAATAGTTGGAGTAATCATTAAACTAGAAGCACAAACCTAAGCCAATGGCATCAGAGCCCTTCATTATCTTCAACCTCTTGCATGAATCAATAAACATCCTGTAAATAAAGCCAAACTGGAGTTAAGATTGGAGATGCATTTCATAAATCACGAAAGAAAAATCAATATGAGATGATTACCACAGCCTATGGGGATTAGAAGATACATGATAGTAAAAGCAAAAAAGCTTTACAATTTGTTCATCTTTTTCCCCCTTCTATCGACTACTCATCATTTCCTGTTAATAATTACTATTGCAAATTGGGATCTTCCTGATCTTAGATATTCCCTGGTAAGGCTTTATTTAGTTCATAtttcatcaaaaaagaaaactacTTAAAAGTGTTTCTTTCCTACAATTGCATTCTCAAACGTTTATGTGTAAGTCTATCAACTGAAAATTGTGTTTACTTTCAGACTTCAGTGCCTAGTTAAGACTGGAAATTTGAAGCAGGGTTTGTGCAAGCTCAAATGAATCCAGTTCTTGAAATGATTCAAAATGCACAATATATAAACTGAGAATAAGTAATGAATTTACAATTACCTGAACAATGCTTCAATATATCATAACATCCTGTTTCTCTAGATATTATCACATGCATCTACAACAATCAAGTACAATATAGTTCCAATGATAAAACTATATCCCATCTCATATCTCTGAATTTTAGTACCCTCCTTGAACTGAGAACCATATATGTAAACTGCACCCAGCACATATTTTTACAGCTCTTTATCAGATGAAGGTGCTATGATATAATATATAACATACCCAACTTTGAATACAAATCTAAACTTTTTGCAAATAATGCAACGATGCTTCTACACTAAAATCAGGTTAACAAAATGTGTGAGGGAAAGAAATATGGAAAGACAAAACATTTGAATCAGAACTTACTCCCATGGGACATCTCCGACAAGCATCCAATCACCATCCTTGTCCTCATATGTAAGCACATATTCTGATCCATGAAGAAGGTCTCTCAGCTTACTCTCACTCAATCTTTCCCTCCCTGGAGCTCCATGGGATCCATATTGCCCTGAAATCACAATAAAATGGCAGAAATTGGCTCCATGGCAAAAATATGATGTTTTTCTATATTGGAATTTTAGACATCTCAGATGCAAACATCCAGCAATTTAAGCAAAGATGAAATAAAGGCAGAATATAAATTCGAGCAATTTTTACCGATGGTAAAACAGCTGAACATCTTTTCCAGAGCAGAAGACAACTCTTGATATGTTGAGTAGGTTCTCAGATCTACCTTCCTCAGGTAGGGAGCACCATCCATGCTGACCTTGACAAAAAGAGCACCTCGACCAGGTTTTCCATCAACTTCATCATTGTTCTTTGAAGCGGTGGTTAAATTCTTCCTAAAAGATCTTATTGGAGGCCACCCTACAACTTGTGCCCTGTCAAGAATAAAAAGCAGACAGAACAAGTTATAAATGAACCGCAAAGTGCAATGAAGGTTCACAGTCCGCCATGAGAAATTTTAACTTACTTAGCAGCGGGGGCACTGTTGTTGTTAGAAGCAGCCGCATGGTTCTGGCCAGCTCCATTTGTAGCATTGGACTGATCTTTTGAAGATTTGGTCATAATATCTTTCATCTTGGTTGGCTGAGTCCCAGAAGTCCTGGATGAGAGCATCACATTGATTGAACTCACAGGAAACTTACCTTGTCCGACAGACTCTGGTGATTCAGAATCAGAACCAGCTGCAGGAAACATCCAATTTCCTTCATTATATACAGAACTTTTCACCTCTGAGAATCCGTCCATGGTATCAGAAAAGCCTCTTTTGTTGCCTGAAACAACATTTTTCTGGGATGAGGAACATATTCCATCTTTTGAAGGAAGCAAAGGAAACAGTGGCTTCTCATCAAGCAAGCAAAGCTCTGATTGTCGTTCTGGTGATTGGGATCCAGGAAGACCAAGCCTCAACTCTGTAGCCTTAAAATTGAACTTGCTCTTATTCTCCTCTGACAAGCTTGAGACAGTGGAGCTGTCAACTGAAGAACAATCTGACAACCCAAGGTAGTTACGCTCTTTCAGTCCTGAGCTGTTCTGAGGGATCATGTCCATAGAGGGAGAACAAGCTACCATCGATCCATTGCTCTTCCCTTCCCCCTCACCACCCAGCAGTGGTGGAGACATCAGACTACAAAATTATCAACTGCAGAGCTCAATGAAAAGAAAGATTAGCAAATTAGCAGATGATGAAAATTAATATTCAAACCAAAACATGTTAACAGCACAAAATGGGGAAGCTACATGAAAATTAAATCCACAGAGCAATATAACTAGACTTTAAGGAATTCTGATAGATTGGACATCATGTATTTTTCTCATCAAGATTGGCCCACCAAAATAATTGAGGGCATGAATAAAGGTTTTTTGAGCAGACAAAGTTTCTGCTAAAACAAACAGAAACTTGCAGAAAAACAATTCAATTTTTAACACATAAAAAAGCTCTAGCCACTAGATCTATGAAGAAAAAAAGTTGGGCCAGTGGGAACTGGTACTGCAGGTATAATGAATAATACAGACAACATATAATTGTAAGGAATCTGACCACAAACCACCATAGTCCAATTATCACGTTCACAATGTTTTCAAGAATCAAGACCGAAACCAATAGAGTATTGCCGTTTAGAGCCCCTAAAGAATCATACGAAACGTACTGTAAACTATGTCATCAACAAGTCTAAGACAGTCCTAAACCTAAAGAGAACCAATAGGAAATATAAGCAAAACTTGTACCAAAAATGGAATAGTGAAATCACCACCAATGAAAAGTTGtaacaaacccaacaaaaataactAAATAGTCCCAAGAACGTCACCCTCTGAACCTTGAATGAAAAATTAGGCCTGAAAACTACCTATAATGAACTCCCACCCCAAAGCCAAGAAACCTCGGACAAAATGCacaaaacaaattaacaagaaccaaaaaaaaaaaaaaaaaaaaaaaaaaaacagcgtCTTTCTAATTTCCTTACAACCCCAATGAAAAAACTCAATAAGGT is a window from the Rosa chinensis cultivar Old Blush chromosome 2, RchiOBHm-V2, whole genome shotgun sequence genome containing:
- the LOC112187564 gene encoding auxin-responsive protein IAA9; this translates as MSPPLLGGEGEGKSNGSMVACSPSMDMIPQNSSGLKERNYLGLSDCSSVDSSTVSSLSEENKSKFNFKATELRLGLPGSQSPERQSELCLLDEKPLFPLLPSKDGICSSSQKNVVSGNKRGFSDTMDGFSEVKSSVYNEGNWMFPAAGSDSESPESVGQGKFPVSSINVMLSSRTSGTQPTKMKDIMTKSSKDQSNATNGAGQNHAAASNNNSAPAAKAQVVGWPPIRSFRKNLTTASKNNDEVDGKPGRGALFVKVSMDGAPYLRKVDLRTYSTYQELSSALEKMFSCFTIGQYGSHGAPGRERLSESKLRDLLHGSEYVLTYEDKDGDWMLVGDVPWEMFIDSCKRLKIMKGSDAIGLAPRSMEKSKNRT